One Streptomyces sp. NBC_01217 genomic region harbors:
- a CDS encoding MarR family winged helix-turn-helix transcriptional regulator, whose protein sequence is MSETPPSLLGLTTYLLSKTGKAARSRLAARLAARGLRLWHMAVLSALVDFGPHVQRELASRLGIDRSDMVKIVDDLAVAGLVNRARDTTDRRRVNVTPTRAGRAMFVDLQAEALAVQKELLAPLTSAEQAQLAALLRRVHAHVQAGSEETRPSR, encoded by the coding sequence ATGAGCGAGACCCCGCCCAGCCTCCTGGGACTCACGACCTATTTGCTGTCCAAGACCGGCAAGGCCGCGCGAAGCCGGCTGGCAGCGCGACTGGCCGCGCGAGGTCTGCGGCTCTGGCACATGGCCGTACTGTCGGCGCTGGTCGACTTCGGCCCCCATGTGCAGCGTGAGCTGGCGTCACGGCTCGGGATCGACCGGAGCGACATGGTCAAGATCGTGGACGATCTCGCAGTGGCCGGACTCGTGAATCGGGCCCGCGACACCACCGACCGCCGCCGGGTGAACGTCACGCCCACGCGGGCAGGCCGCGCGATGTTCGTGGACCTGCAGGCCGAGGCCCTGGCTGTGCAGAAAGAGCTGCTCGCGCCCCTGACCAGTGCCGAACAGGCGCAGCTGGCGGCGCTGTTGAGACGTGTCCACGCCCACGTCCAGGCTGGGTCCGAAGAAACGCGACCAAGTCGCTGA
- a CDS encoding glycoside hydrolase family 25 protein — MLHGVDVSSYQSSFDTDGLDFVLIKATEGRSYINPHLNSQVKRARDAECVVGFYHFLWPGNITAQAAYFVSKAPEKVGDLLAVDWEENGEGTRASNAEKDRFIREVKRLRPHHRVLLYCNRYFWLNHDTTSYAGDGLWIADYVAAGKPRIEASWRIHQYTDHPLDKDVAAFSSRSAMRDWARG; from the coding sequence ATGCTGCATGGCGTCGATGTCAGCTCGTATCAGTCGTCCTTCGACACGGACGGACTGGACTTCGTCCTCATCAAGGCCACCGAGGGGCGTTCGTACATCAATCCGCATCTGAACTCGCAGGTCAAACGTGCCCGGGACGCAGAATGCGTGGTCGGCTTCTACCATTTCCTCTGGCCCGGCAACATCACGGCCCAGGCGGCGTACTTCGTGAGCAAGGCCCCGGAGAAGGTGGGCGATCTGCTCGCCGTGGACTGGGAGGAGAATGGGGAGGGCACGCGGGCGAGTAATGCCGAGAAGGACCGCTTCATCCGTGAGGTGAAGCGCCTGAGGCCCCATCACAGGGTTCTGCTCTACTGCAACCGCTACTTCTGGCTGAATCACGACACCACGTCGTATGCGGGGGACGGCCTGTGGATAGCGGACTATGTGGCGGCGGGCAAGCCCAGGATCGAGGCATCCTGGCGCATTCATCAGTATACCGACCATCCGCTCGACAAGGACGTCGCCGCTTTCTCCTCACGGTCCGCCATGCGCGACTGGGCCCGCGGGTAG
- a CDS encoding FAD-binding oxidoreductase, whose protein sequence is MANAPVDGIPAQRVLTDPDGLARYQHDEAEWAPYGIPLAVVRPQTAEEVRDVVRHCLTHRIPLVPRGAGTGLSGGANAVDGAIVLSFEDMNRIVHIDTAERLAVVQPGVVNDDLRAACAEHGLWYSPDPASSPWSTIGGNVATNAGGMCCVKYGVTRDYVLGLEVVNGLGEVVSLGRRTAKGVAGYDLAGLMVGSEGTLGVITEVAVRLRPARPKERTVAGYFASVVAAGEAVSAVTASGVIPSALELVDRHCLAAVDAWKKMGLSADADVVLLGRVDTPGAEGDAEAELVRDCFERAGATWSVVSTDQQEADALFQARRLAYPALERLGPVLTEDVCVPRTAVPEMLARIERTAARHDILVANIAHAGDGNLHPLIITPPGDEAARARAQSAFEDILDDAIVLGGTVTGEHGVGLLKMRGMNKELGSAVLGMHHAVKAALDPYGILNPGKVLDAARSPASGESGAPRA, encoded by the coding sequence GTGGCGAACGCACCGGTCGACGGCATCCCCGCCCAGCGGGTACTCACGGATCCGGACGGCCTTGCCCGCTATCAGCACGACGAGGCCGAGTGGGCTCCCTACGGGATCCCCCTTGCCGTGGTGCGTCCGCAGACCGCCGAAGAGGTACGGGATGTGGTCCGGCACTGTCTGACCCACCGCATCCCCTTGGTGCCGCGCGGCGCGGGCACCGGTCTCTCGGGTGGGGCGAACGCGGTCGACGGGGCGATCGTCCTGTCCTTCGAGGACATGAACCGCATCGTTCACATCGACACCGCGGAGCGGCTGGCCGTTGTCCAGCCGGGCGTGGTCAATGACGATCTGCGGGCGGCCTGCGCGGAGCACGGGCTCTGGTACTCGCCGGATCCGGCGAGTTCGCCCTGGTCGACGATCGGCGGGAACGTCGCGACCAACGCGGGTGGCATGTGCTGCGTCAAGTACGGCGTGACACGTGATTATGTGCTCGGTCTCGAAGTGGTCAACGGGCTCGGCGAGGTCGTGTCGCTCGGCCGGCGCACCGCGAAGGGGGTCGCAGGATACGACCTGGCCGGGCTCATGGTCGGGTCCGAGGGCACCCTCGGCGTGATCACGGAGGTCGCGGTGCGGCTGCGTCCGGCGCGGCCGAAGGAGCGGACCGTGGCGGGGTACTTCGCGTCGGTGGTCGCGGCGGGAGAGGCGGTGAGCGCCGTGACGGCCTCGGGCGTGATCCCCTCGGCGCTCGAACTGGTCGACCGTCACTGTCTCGCCGCCGTCGACGCGTGGAAGAAGATGGGGCTCTCCGCCGACGCGGACGTGGTGCTGCTCGGCCGGGTCGACACGCCTGGCGCCGAGGGCGATGCCGAGGCCGAACTCGTGCGGGACTGCTTCGAGCGGGCGGGCGCGACCTGGTCCGTGGTCTCCACGGACCAGCAGGAGGCCGATGCGCTGTTCCAGGCGCGCCGGCTGGCCTACCCGGCGCTGGAACGGCTCGGTCCGGTCCTGACCGAGGATGTCTGCGTGCCGCGGACCGCGGTTCCCGAGATGCTGGCCCGGATCGAGCGGACGGCGGCGCGGCACGACATTCTGGTGGCCAACATCGCCCATGCCGGGGACGGCAATCTCCATCCGCTGATCATCACCCCGCCCGGCGACGAAGCAGCGCGGGCCCGCGCCCAGTCGGCCTTCGAGGACATCCTCGACGATGCGATCGTGCTGGGCGGCACTGTGACGGGCGAGCACGGGGTGGGGCTGTTGAAGATGCGTGGCATGAACAAGGAACTGGGTTCCGCAGTGCTGGGCATGCACCACGCGGTAAAGGCAGCCCTGGACCCGTACGGCATCCTCAATCCGGGCAAGGTGCTCGACGCGGCCCGGTCGCCGGCATCCGGTGAGTCAGGCGCTCCACGGGCGTAG
- a CDS encoding LAETG motif-containing sortase-dependent surface protein, producing the protein MTIPRRSLRAAGTLAAAAVVGLTGAVLSAGPAAAHTPTWDVTCTEVSLDLTAYNGKVANQVTVTVDGKDLLPTEGFEREFHKKLELPKHDKELTVRLVVKAGDGDNFSRDETKVAPVCEGTTPSPAPSEDTPSQAPSSEAPAESAKPSEAPSESAPAAASPTPSSPDLAETGSSSATPIIGGAAVAVLLAGGGIMWSVRKRRTAQH; encoded by the coding sequence ATGACCATACCCAGGAGATCGTTGCGCGCCGCGGGAACTCTCGCGGCCGCTGCGGTGGTCGGCTTGACCGGCGCGGTCCTCTCCGCCGGCCCGGCCGCAGCTCACACCCCCACCTGGGACGTGACCTGCACCGAGGTGAGCCTTGATCTGACCGCCTACAACGGCAAGGTCGCCAACCAGGTGACCGTGACCGTCGACGGCAAGGACCTCCTGCCCACCGAGGGTTTCGAGAGGGAGTTCCACAAGAAGCTCGAGCTGCCCAAGCACGACAAGGAGCTGACGGTTCGGCTCGTCGTCAAGGCCGGCGACGGCGACAACTTCTCGCGCGACGAGACCAAGGTGGCACCGGTGTGCGAGGGGACCACCCCGTCGCCCGCGCCGTCCGAGGACACGCCGTCGCAGGCGCCTTCCTCGGAGGCGCCCGCCGAGAGCGCCAAGCCCAGTGAGGCGCCTTCGGAGTCCGCCCCCGCCGCGGCCTCCCCGACGCCCAGCTCGCCGGACCTGGCCGAGACGGGTTCGTCGTCCGCCACCCCCATCATCGGTGGAGCGGCTGTGGCCGTTCTGCTGGCCGGTGGCGGCATCATGTGGTCCGTGCGCAAGCGTCGCACCGCTCAGCACTGA
- a CDS encoding S1 family peptidase gives MTALRAGLAATLVVGAWATIGLASASASDTAANSPSSASRSDTAEAPASAGLISAMRRDLGLTESQARARLAAEKTATAVQGKAQRAAGSSYAGSWFDPATGKLTVAVTDGKRADAVGASGADVRLVSHSARQLDATKAQLDRLSAPDGISSWHVDPKANRVVVNVVASAQGDNDVQDFVERARKAGPILVKQTSEAPETFAAGTVGGDPYYTGNVRCSIGFSVYGGFVTAGHCGQAGAAVRGWDGSAIGNFQGSSFPDNDYAWVSVGNGWWTVPVVLGWGTVSDQLVRGSAQAPIGASICRSGSTTHWHCGNVLATNETVNYSQGAVHQMTKTSVCAEPGDSGGSFISGDQAQGVTSGGWGNCSSGGETWHQPINEILNRYGLTLHTA, from the coding sequence ATGACAGCCTTACGCGCGGGTCTTGCCGCCACTCTGGTCGTCGGAGCCTGGGCGACCATAGGTCTCGCCTCTGCATCTGCCTCTGACACCGCCGCGAACTCACCGTCCAGCGCTTCCCGTTCCGATACCGCCGAGGCACCGGCGTCCGCCGGACTGATCTCCGCCATGCGCCGAGACCTCGGCCTGACGGAAAGCCAGGCCAGGGCGCGCCTGGCTGCGGAGAAGACGGCAACAGCCGTACAGGGCAAGGCGCAACGGGCCGCCGGATCGTCGTACGCGGGCTCCTGGTTCGACCCGGCCACGGGCAAGCTCACCGTAGCCGTCACCGACGGCAAGAGGGCCGACGCCGTAGGAGCGTCCGGTGCCGACGTCCGGCTGGTGAGTCACAGTGCACGTCAGCTCGACGCAACCAAGGCGCAGCTTGACAGGCTGTCCGCGCCGGACGGCATCAGCAGCTGGCACGTCGACCCGAAGGCCAACCGCGTCGTCGTGAACGTCGTCGCATCGGCACAGGGTGACAACGATGTCCAGGACTTCGTCGAGCGTGCCCGCAAGGCCGGTCCCATCCTGGTGAAACAGACGTCCGAGGCACCCGAGACCTTCGCGGCCGGGACCGTGGGCGGCGACCCGTACTACACGGGCAACGTCCGGTGCTCCATCGGCTTCTCCGTGTACGGCGGCTTCGTCACGGCGGGACATTGCGGCCAGGCAGGCGCGGCGGTCAGGGGATGGGACGGCTCGGCCATCGGCAACTTCCAGGGATCGTCCTTCCCCGATAACGACTATGCCTGGGTCAGTGTGGGCAACGGCTGGTGGACCGTCCCCGTGGTCCTCGGCTGGGGCACGGTCTCCGACCAGTTGGTCCGCGGCTCCGCGCAGGCACCCATCGGTGCCTCGATATGCCGCTCCGGCTCCACGACCCACTGGCACTGCGGCAACGTGCTGGCCACGAACGAGACCGTGAACTACAGCCAGGGCGCCGTCCACCAGATGACCAAGACGAGCGTCTGCGCCGAGCCGGGCGACTCCGGCGGATCCTTCATCAGCGGGGACCAGGCCCAGGGCGTCACGTCGGGAGGCTGGGGCAACTGCTCCAGTGGCGGCGAGACCTGGCACCAGCCGATCAACGAGATACTGAACCGGTACGGGCTGACGCTGCACACGGCCTGA
- a CDS encoding pentapeptide repeat-containing protein yields MSDDVKGPGTDRTDRTDRTDRAALRADCANCFGLCCVALTLTRSADFAINKDAGKPCRNLQDDFRCGIHTELRAQGFPGCTVYDCFGAGQKVSAETYGGQDWRRAPRTAQQMFQVFPVMRQLHELLWYLTEALTLEPARSLHGEIRRSLDETERLTHLPADAFTDLDVAGYREDVAALLLRTSELVRASVAGRKKRDHRGADLIGARLKRADLQGADLRGAYLIAADLKGADLRLADVIGADFRDADLSGADLTGSLFLTQAQLNAARGDAATKLPPSLSHPRHWDR; encoded by the coding sequence GTGTCCGACGACGTCAAAGGCCCTGGCACCGACCGCACCGACCGCACCGACCGCACCGACCGTGCCGCGCTGCGCGCCGACTGTGCGAACTGCTTCGGGCTGTGCTGCGTCGCGCTGACCCTGACCCGGTCCGCGGACTTCGCGATCAACAAGGACGCCGGTAAGCCCTGCCGCAATCTTCAGGACGACTTCCGCTGCGGTATCCACACCGAACTACGGGCCCAGGGCTTTCCCGGCTGCACCGTGTACGACTGCTTCGGAGCCGGCCAGAAGGTGTCCGCCGAGACCTACGGCGGGCAGGACTGGCGCCGGGCCCCGCGGACCGCTCAGCAGATGTTCCAGGTCTTCCCGGTCATGCGACAGCTCCACGAACTCCTCTGGTACCTCACGGAAGCGCTGACCCTGGAACCGGCACGCTCCCTCCACGGCGAGATCAGACGCAGCCTCGACGAAACGGAACGCCTCACCCACCTCCCGGCCGATGCGTTCACGGACCTGGATGTGGCCGGGTACCGCGAGGACGTCGCCGCCCTCCTACTCCGTACCAGTGAACTCGTGCGCGCCTCGGTGGCCGGCAGGAAGAAGCGCGACCACCGCGGCGCCGACCTCATCGGCGCCCGGCTCAAACGCGCCGATCTCCAGGGCGCCGACCTGCGGGGTGCGTACCTCATCGCGGCGGACCTCAAGGGCGCCGATCTGCGTCTGGCCGATGTGATCGGGGCCGACTTCAGGGACGCCGACCTGTCCGGCGCCGACCTCACCGGCAGTCTCTTCCTCACCCAGGCCCAGCTGAATGCGGCCAGGGGCGACGCGGCGACGAAACTCCCGCCCTCGCTCAGCCACCCGAGGCACTGGGACCGGTGA
- a CDS encoding GNAT family N-acetyltransferase — translation MLIREATAEDWPAIWPFFHEIVAAGETFTYPLDLGEDDARSWWLLRSPNRTVVAVDDDGTILGTAKMNNNHMGNGAHIASASYMVDPKRSGQGVGRALCEYTLQWARSAGFRAMQFNAVVETNTYAVRLYRSLGFEVLGTLPEGFNHPKQGFVGLHIMHRSL, via the coding sequence ATGCTGATCAGGGAAGCCACTGCTGAGGACTGGCCCGCCATCTGGCCGTTCTTCCACGAAATCGTCGCCGCGGGCGAGACCTTCACCTACCCGCTCGATCTCGGTGAGGACGACGCCCGCTCCTGGTGGCTCCTCAGGTCACCGAACCGCACGGTCGTCGCAGTCGACGACGACGGGACGATCCTCGGCACGGCAAAGATGAACAACAACCACATGGGCAATGGCGCACACATTGCCAGCGCCAGCTACATGGTCGATCCGAAGCGATCCGGGCAGGGCGTCGGCCGGGCCCTGTGCGAGTACACGCTGCAATGGGCTCGCTCAGCGGGGTTCCGGGCCATGCAGTTCAACGCGGTGGTGGAGACGAACACCTACGCGGTCCGGCTCTACCGCTCGCTCGGTTTCGAGGTCCTGGGAACCCTGCCCGAGGGGTTCAACCATCCGAAACAGGGATTCGTCGGACTGCACATCATGCACCGCTCTCTGTGA
- a CDS encoding radical SAM protein yields MPSSTDRSRTEPSRTDGSRTRLVERLMEQFPHVPREAVVKEDLLRGGVAFDESALSDNEGGDIKPKSYFIFSFDHGTLPELGAAALRRPPEEIVLTGGPYGLRRTVVSVRVNPASPYRVAADGDGVLGLYLDGRRISDVGLPPMPDYYRHTLENGKSVMEVAPTIQWGYLVYLTVFRVCQYFGAKEECQYCDINHNWRQHKAAGRPYTGVKPVEEVLEALAIIDKYDTAKTSTAYTLTGGAITSHIGGRDEADFYGQYAKAIEERFPGRWIGKVVAQALPKADVQRFHDYGVQIYHPNYEVWDRRLFELYCPGKERYVGRDEWHRRILDSAEVFGPRNVIPNFVAGVEMAEPFGFTTVNEAIESTTEGLRFFMSHGITPRFTTWCPEPTTPLGKTNPDGAPLEYHIRLLDAYRATMEEYGLSSPPGYGPPGPGRAVFSVSSFMDSLPARSDDVQ; encoded by the coding sequence ATGCCGAGCAGTACCGACCGCAGCCGCACCGAGCCGAGCCGTACCGACGGGAGCCGCACCCGGCTCGTCGAGCGGCTCATGGAGCAGTTCCCGCACGTGCCCCGGGAAGCCGTCGTCAAGGAAGATCTGCTGCGCGGCGGCGTGGCGTTCGACGAGTCCGCGCTGAGCGACAACGAGGGCGGTGACATCAAGCCGAAGTCGTACTTCATCTTCTCGTTCGACCACGGAACCCTCCCCGAGCTGGGCGCGGCAGCACTCCGCCGTCCGCCGGAGGAGATCGTGCTCACCGGAGGTCCGTACGGACTTCGCAGGACCGTGGTGTCGGTGCGGGTCAACCCGGCATCCCCGTACCGAGTCGCGGCCGACGGCGACGGCGTGCTCGGTCTGTACCTCGACGGCCGGCGGATCTCCGACGTCGGACTGCCGCCCATGCCGGACTACTACCGGCACACCCTTGAGAACGGCAAGTCCGTGATGGAGGTAGCGCCCACCATCCAATGGGGTTACCTCGTCTATCTGACGGTCTTCCGGGTCTGCCAGTACTTCGGCGCCAAGGAGGAGTGCCAGTACTGCGACATCAACCACAACTGGCGCCAGCACAAGGCGGCGGGACGCCCGTACACGGGTGTGAAGCCGGTCGAGGAGGTCCTGGAAGCGCTGGCCATCATCGACAAGTACGACACCGCGAAGACGTCCACCGCCTACACCCTCACCGGCGGTGCCATCACCTCCCACATCGGCGGGCGCGACGAGGCGGATTTCTACGGGCAGTACGCCAAGGCCATCGAGGAGCGCTTCCCCGGCCGCTGGATCGGCAAGGTCGTCGCCCAGGCACTGCCCAAGGCCGATGTGCAGCGCTTCCACGACTACGGCGTGCAGATCTACCACCCCAATTACGAGGTGTGGGACCGACGGCTGTTCGAGCTCTACTGCCCCGGCAAGGAGCGCTACGTGGGCCGCGACGAATGGCACCGCCGCATCCTGGACTCAGCAGAGGTCTTCGGCCCCCGCAATGTCATCCCCAACTTCGTGGCGGGCGTGGAGATGGCCGAACCCTTCGGCTTCACCACGGTGAACGAGGCCATCGAATCGACTACCGAGGGACTGCGGTTCTTCATGTCGCACGGCATCACCCCGCGCTTCACCACATGGTGCCCCGAGCCCACCACCCCGCTCGGAAAGACCAACCCGGACGGAGCGCCGCTGGAGTACCACATCCGCCTGCTGGACGCCTATCGCGCGACCATGGAGGAGTACGGGCTCAGCTCGCCCCCCGGCTACGGCCCGCCCGGCCCCGGACGCGCCGTCTTCTCCGTCAGCTCGTTCATGGACAGCCTCCCGGCCCGTTCGGACGACGTTCAGTAG
- a CDS encoding SpoIIE family protein phosphatase, which yields MTDHDRQPSTAVPPRLLIEKSHTSEIATAQRLAMNRTGSFEWDLDAQTLDIDEAGLLVFGLDPMTFDSRPKTLVARLEPAERARLHMAIDEAIKGGRTSYSVHIRVPLDDGATQWTHIQARILRSDDGRAHRVIGVVRDATAEVTHSAFVLDLEKRRQRQTSIVERTTSALSRAVTVDDVTAALTGPGGLARLGADGLSLGLIENTTLNVIALSGDPLEAIDELGSAGLDRRYPLADTILSGRPRFITSVAELIDRYPVLAPCAERLEFRAAAYLPLVAQARSLGTLALFYRESTAFNADERNLCLGLAAIVAQSLQRATLFDEEREFATGLQSAMLPRRIQEIEGGEIAVRYHAAWSGRQVGGDWYDVIPLPMDRFGIVVGDVQGHDTHAAAIMGQLRIALRAYAGEGHAPSTVLARASRFLAELDTDRFATCTYAQVDLASGTVRVVRAGHFGPLIRHVDGRVGSPQVRGGLPLGISTDFGDEEFPETRLDLVPGETIVLYTDGLVEEPGVDVDTGVQALINEVGTGPAGAQALADHLSDRLWERWGSGDDVALLVLRRSPDPGSPRAPRLHQYVHQADPEGLSDARIIVRQALTDWDMAEFADDAELVTGELLVNVLLHTEGGAVLTLEVLPEPVRRVRLSVQDRSSAWPRRRTPGETATSGRGLLLLDAVAARWGIEPRGEGKAVWCEIGPPAPPTPPPPPAEQV from the coding sequence ATGACCGATCACGACCGGCAACCGAGCACAGCCGTCCCGCCCCGCCTGCTGATCGAGAAGTCACACACCAGCGAGATCGCGACGGCGCAGCGGCTTGCCATGAACCGGACGGGCAGCTTCGAGTGGGACCTGGACGCCCAGACGCTGGACATCGACGAAGCGGGCCTGCTGGTCTTCGGGCTGGACCCGATGACCTTCGACTCACGACCCAAGACCCTGGTGGCGCGCCTGGAACCCGCGGAGCGGGCCCGACTCCACATGGCGATCGACGAAGCGATCAAGGGCGGGCGCACCTCGTACAGTGTGCACATCCGGGTACCGCTCGACGACGGCGCGACCCAGTGGACCCACATCCAGGCGCGGATACTGCGCAGCGACGACGGCCGGGCGCACCGGGTCATCGGGGTGGTACGGGACGCGACGGCGGAGGTCACCCATTCGGCCTTCGTGCTGGACCTGGAAAAACGGCGGCAGCGCCAGACCAGCATTGTTGAACGAACAACGAGTGCGCTGTCGCGGGCGGTGACGGTGGACGATGTGACCGCCGCGCTCACCGGACCGGGCGGGCTGGCCCGGCTCGGCGCGGACGGGCTCTCGCTCGGTCTGATCGAGAACACGACGCTCAACGTCATCGCTCTGAGCGGTGACCCGCTGGAGGCGATCGACGAACTCGGGTCCGCGGGGCTGGACCGGAGGTACCCCCTGGCCGACACGATTCTCAGCGGCCGTCCCCGGTTCATCACCTCGGTCGCGGAGCTCATCGACCGCTATCCCGTGCTGGCTCCCTGCGCGGAGCGGTTGGAATTCCGCGCGGCCGCCTATCTGCCGCTCGTCGCCCAGGCGCGTTCCCTCGGCACCCTGGCGCTCTTCTACCGCGAAAGCACGGCCTTCAACGCCGATGAGCGCAATCTGTGTCTGGGCCTGGCCGCCATCGTGGCCCAGTCCCTCCAGCGGGCGACGCTCTTCGACGAGGAGCGCGAGTTCGCCACCGGCCTCCAGTCGGCCATGCTGCCGAGGCGGATCCAGGAGATCGAGGGCGGCGAGATCGCCGTGCGCTATCACGCGGCCTGGAGCGGACGCCAGGTCGGCGGTGACTGGTACGACGTGATCCCGCTGCCGATGGACCGCTTCGGCATCGTCGTGGGTGACGTGCAAGGTCATGACACACATGCCGCCGCCATCATGGGTCAGTTGCGCATCGCGCTGCGCGCGTACGCCGGTGAGGGACACGCTCCCTCGACGGTGCTGGCCCGGGCCTCGCGCTTCCTCGCCGAACTGGACACGGACCGATTCGCGACATGCACGTACGCCCAGGTCGATCTCGCCTCGGGGACCGTGCGTGTGGTGCGCGCCGGGCACTTCGGACCGCTGATCCGGCACGTGGACGGCCGGGTCGGCAGCCCTCAGGTGCGGGGCGGTCTGCCGCTGGGCATCTCGACCGACTTCGGGGACGAGGAGTTTCCGGAGACCCGTCTCGACCTGGTGCCGGGCGAAACCATTGTCCTGTACACAGATGGGCTCGTGGAAGAGCCGGGGGTCGATGTCGATACGGGTGTGCAGGCCCTGATCAACGAGGTCGGCACGGGGCCCGCGGGCGCTCAGGCGCTGGCCGATCATCTGTCGGACCGGCTGTGGGAGCGCTGGGGCTCAGGGGACGATGTCGCTCTGCTGGTGCTGCGGCGCAGTCCGGATCCGGGATCGCCCCGGGCCCCGCGATTGCACCAGTACGTCCATCAGGCCGACCCTGAAGGGCTGTCCGATGCCCGAATCATCGTGCGTCAGGCCCTGACCGACTGGGACATGGCCGAATTCGCCGACGACGCCGAGCTGGTCACCGGGGAGCTCCTGGTGAATGTGCTTCTGCACACGGAAGGCGGCGCGGTACTCACTCTGGAGGTGCTGCCGGAACCCGTCCGGCGGGTCCGGCTGTCTGTCCAGGACCGTTCAAGTGCCTGGCCCAGACGCCGCACCCCGGGCGAGACCGCGACATCGGGTCGAGGCCTGCTGCTCCTGGATGCCGTCGCCGCCCGCTGGGGCATCGAGCCTCGCGGCGAGGGCAAGGCCGTCTGGTGCGAGATCGGGCCCCCCGCACCGCCCACGCCGCCTCCGCCGCCCGCGGAGCAGGTGTGA
- a CDS encoding NADPH-dependent F420 reductase → MTYRRHHRKVGSMKIGIIGAGNIGGNLTRRLTALGHDVSVANSRGPQTLTALAEETGATPVDASEAARGAQVVVVTVPLKAVPALPSGFLDGAAEGVAVIDTGNYYPQQRDGRIAAIEDGLLESRWTEEQINHPVIKAFNGTFAQDILDNGLPKGSPGRQALPVAGDDAAAKQVVRDLIDELGFDTVDTGGLDESWRQQPGTPVYGHQGDAQAVAKALGEASSERTVEWRA, encoded by the coding sequence ATCACGTACCGCAGGCACCATCGGAAGGTCGGATCCATGAAGATCGGCATCATCGGAGCGGGCAACATCGGCGGTAACCTCACCCGGCGCCTCACGGCGCTGGGCCATGACGTTTCCGTCGCAAACTCACGGGGCCCGCAGACGCTCACCGCACTCGCCGAGGAGACCGGAGCCACGCCGGTCGACGCCTCGGAGGCCGCTCGTGGGGCCCAGGTCGTTGTCGTCACCGTCCCTCTCAAGGCCGTCCCCGCCCTGCCCTCCGGGTTCCTCGACGGGGCAGCGGAGGGTGTCGCGGTCATCGACACGGGCAATTACTACCCGCAGCAGCGTGACGGCCGCATCGCCGCGATCGAGGACGGCCTGCTGGAGAGCCGGTGGACCGAGGAGCAGATCAACCACCCGGTGATCAAGGCGTTCAACGGAACGTTCGCGCAGGACATCCTCGACAACGGCCTCCCGAAGGGCAGCCCCGGCCGTCAGGCGCTGCCGGTGGCCGGTGACGACGCGGCGGCCAAGCAGGTCGTACGCGACCTCATCGACGAGCTCGGTTTCGACACCGTGGACACGGGTGGCCTCGACGAGTCCTGGCGGCAGCAGCCCGGCACGCCCGTCTACGGTCACCAGGGCGACGCCCAGGCCGTCGCCAAGGCGCTCGGCGAGGCGTCTTCGGAGCGTACGGTGGAGTGGCGCGCCTGA